From the genome of Candidatus Wallbacteria bacterium:
ACCATTTATCAGGCACAGCCACATTGCCTGGAAAGAAGTCATTGTAATTGAATGTCTGGGGCCTGGAAGCCAGGTGTTTTTTTAGGCTTTCCATACGATCACAGATCGATAAAAGTGACCCTGCATGAGGGGATAGCCTGGCGCCGGTTACAGGAGAGGCAAGGATTTTTTTCAGCATTCTGGAGAGCATTGGAGCTTTCAACTGGCTTCCTTCATGTTCAGAAAGCCAGGGCCACCTGGCCCTCAGATCGCCGCATGAGGATTCCCTCAGGCCTGCCAGGTGCAGCCTGACATAGAAATCCAGAATTGACCTCGCTTCATCAAAACTCCACTTGTGATCATTTCCCCTGAGATTCGCCCTCAAGGTGAGGTCTTCCATGATCAGGGCATTTTCGCCTGACTTTAGCATGGATTTGAAATAAACTGCGGCTGTGGGTACTCCCAGATCAGGGAGTAATTGATAAGCATGAAATTCCCGGACATGTTCATAAGGATCATCCTGGTTCACTGTCTCAGAATCGGATTCCGGAGGCACAGTCAGTTTGACGATCACCCTGGAAGGAACAGTTCTGCTGTCAGACTTCAATTCCACGCTCAAAACCTGATTGAATCCGCCTTTGGCCTGAAGCAGGGTCTCGTGTATATCGCTGACCTTCCATCCCAGGTTATCCCTGAACCATTCCGATTCAGACCTGTAAAGAGACGAAAAGGGTTTATTTCTGCAGTTCTTCAGGTATATACCATTTGTCCTGGTTGTAATAAATCCCTGCCCAGAGCGAAAAGGCGATCCACTTCTTGCAGATACTCAGATGCGTTTGTGATCATAATAGAAAGATATCAGTATGTTCCGGGCATTGTCAAAGCTCTGACACACCAGTCAAAAAAGGTTCCTGAATTACAAATCGAAAAAATTGATTTATAATAGAATGATTGCGGAGGTAAGCCTGAGAAAATCTATTTTTTATCATCCAGCAGCCAATGATCCTGTTTATCGGTTTTTCGCCGTGCCGTTAGGTGAAAAAGCCATACCTGCGGCTCTGCTTTATTTTCTGTTCAGCTTCGGAGGCACTATACTGCTCAGCCTGGCCGGGGGTACGCTTTACCGGAACGGATCACTGATTCCTCTCAGCCATGATTATCTGAATCTGATCAATCTTGGCCTGCTCTCCCCGCTGGGTGCAATTGTGACTGTCAATTTTTATCGTCGGCTTTCCCGTTTTCTGCGCTGCCTGGTCCGCGGTGACTGGGGTTCAGACACAGAAGGGGCTGCTGAGCTCCATTCCATGGTAAAGCCAATGTATCAAAGCTCTCTGGCTTCCTGGCTTTCCTTTATTTCAGGTTCGGTAATAGCAGTGATTTCCATGCTGCTACGGCCGGGCTGGTGGCTGGGAATTCATGGAGGATTTACCGCATTCTACGCCCGGATCTTCATCTGCCTGAATTATGGAGTGATCATCCTGATGCTCTACAAATCTCTGGTTACAGGATTTTTGCTGCTCCGCACCATGCGCCTCGGCTTGCGGATCAGGCCGCTGCACCCGGACCGCTGCGGCGGGCTTAAAGTGATCGGAGATCTGTCCTTGTCAATGCACTATTTTCTGACTGTCGTGCTGCTCTATCTCGGACTGCTGGCTTTATTCGAACCTGAATGCCAGCAGAATCCTGTGTTCTGGTTCATGTTTTTCCTGGTGCTGCTGGTGGCACTCTCTTCTCCCGTCTATTCGCTCGCCGGTGTACACCGGATGATGCAGGCGACCCGCCAGAGGATGCTGCTGCGCCTTTCCAGTTCTCTGCAGAATTCCCTGGAGAAGGTGCCTGGCGGTGATGACCTGGCTGCAATGCAGTCAGTTCAAGGCCTGACTGAACTTTACCGCCTCGCCGAGTCAATGCCTGTCTGGCCTTATGAATTCGGTTCAATGGCCAGGCTGATTTCCTCGATAATCATGACTCCGCTGGCAATGCTGATCAACATGCTGTCCAGCGGCGACAGCCTGGTTTCCCATCTGGACAAGCTGCGTTTCTGGGGAAACTAACAGCTACTGGCTTTCCTGATTCAATTGTTTTCCCCCTTATACTCCATACTTTTAATTCACTTATAACTGAATTATTATCGATCCTGATGCTAAAAAGAAGTTTCATCCTGTTTCATCCAGCTTCTTTATTTTTGTTGCTGAATGAAGCGGGAGATCCGAACCATGCCGTGATGCTGGTGGGCTGGGACGATTCGATGGGGCAGGGCGGTTGCTGGATCCTCAAGAATTCCAGCAGCGCCCAATGGGGGGAAGGCGGATTCATGTACATCGGATACGGCAAATCCAGGGTCGGGGTATGTCCGACTGTGATGATCGGGAATTGATTTTTTATTTGAATCTTGTTCTAAAATTAGAGAATTTAAAGTAAAATGAGCCATCAGGAGGAATTTATGAAAACAAAATTCAACAGTTGTTTTTTTAGTTTTATTATATTCAGCATGGTGTTCCTATCTTCTGCAGCCTCCATGGCTGAAACCGCTGAAACCGGCCTTGCGACCGGTCTTCCGGAAATGGCTTCGCTGCCTGGAATTAAGGGTGAAACTGCGGAAGCCATGCTTGCTCCTTATGTTGATTTCCTGAAAAAAATTTCCAGTGATCCGGTGGAATACATGCTCAGCCTGTTCGACAAATATCAGGTAGTGGTATTTACCGAATTCCTGCACCCTGAGCTGACCCAGTACGAATTCCTCATGAAGCTGATTTCACACCCTGATTTTGCAAAAAAGGTGCGGGGAATCTTCACTGAAGTCGGTTCGATCACCCAGCAGCCGCTGATGGACGAATTTTTAGCCAAAAAAACCTGCGACAAATTCCTGCTCATCAGGATCAACCGGGAGAATACCTTTCATCCGCAGGGCTGGCCCAACCCGAACATCCTGAATTTCTGGTCCGCACTCTGGGATGTGAACTCCAAGCTTCCTGAAGACAGTAAAATCGGGGCCTGGCTCTCAGACATGCCCTGGTCCTGGGACAATATTAAAACAGAGAGGGATTATTACCTTCAGGAAATAGTCAGCAGTGCACGCGACAAGATAATGGCGTCCAGCATCTGCGCACAAATATCCAAATGCCAGTCTTCGGGAAGCAATAAAAAAGACCGCTTTCTGGTCATTTTAAATACCAGACACGGCCTGGGCCTGGTGAAAAGTAAAGCTACAGGCTCATACGGGGAAAACACAGCGGCATTCCTCAAGCTTTCCCTGCCCGGAAAAGTGGCGGATATACTCTGGAATTCCCCGCGGGCGTATGTTGAAGCTCAGAATGATCAGATGTCCCTTTTCCACCTGATCGGAAACGGGATCTGGGAGGCTGCTTTTGCCTCCAATGGCAACAAACCGGCAGGCTTCTCCCTCAAGGACACGCCATTCGGGAAAACCGCCTTTGATTATCATTCCTCTTTTACCGCGGAAAATTACGAACAGGCTTTTGACGGCCTGGTTTTTCAGACACCCATTTCAAATTTCAGGTCTTGCGGCTTCACCAACGGATTCTATGACGATGCGGCATATGTGGAGGAAACGAAGCGCAGATGCAAGGTTGCCGGCAGGGAATGGCTTGATCCTGCATTGCTTTCCCAGGATGGAAATGAAAAGCCATTCTGCTACAATGATGATGCACTTAAATTTATCAACGAACAGGTCCGGCAATGGTCTGCAAAAAAATAAAGGATTGCCACTTTTTCATGTAAGCCTCTTTTTCTTTGCTGCATTCCACAAGCACCATTTAATCCTCCTGTTACAGTGGCGAACCACCAGGCTTTTTCCATTATTCCAAATCCTGCGGAATCCGGAAGATTCAATCCGCATCATCCTGCTTCTTTATAATTGCTGCTGCATGAAGCTGATTGTTCCTTGAAGAGGTTCTTGATCCGGCCATAATTAAATCAGAAGAAATGAACCTTTTCCGTCGCGGACGGCTAATGTATTTAGAGCGGAGTATGAGGAGGAAGTATGAAAAACAAACTGAATCTGATCAAATTCGGTCTGGCAGCCTGCCTGGCAGCCATGTTCATGATCGTGGACTCAGGGGTCCTTACCGGCAGCTTCAAGATCACCCTGATTTTCCATCTGATGATTTCGCTTATCTTCGGCGCACTGGCTGGAATCTGGGCTGAGCTGAGCGAGCGGTCGGCCCTGGAATGGCTGGTGCTCGGCATCATTCTGCCGCCTGCGGCAGGATATTTTGTGCTTGATGATTATCTGAATTCGACTGTGTCAAGTTTCGACTGTAAATGAAATCGTCGCTTTGGAGGAAAGCCCAGCCTCTTCCGTTTCACAACCTTATTGAGCTTTTACCTGGCCAAAGAAGCATTGAAAACCGCGAAATTGGCCAGTAGAATGGAATTCGTAGGACAGTTAATGATCAATAAGTTCTACTTGAGCCAGCAGTAAAGGCGGTAAGCCCGTTCCACTTTATGGCAGCCGTTTTTTTCAAAAACAGCCAGCATTGGTCGTTTGATGCTGTCAGTGGAGTCGCTGTATTTTTTCGCACCGGCCCTGGACAGTTGTTCCAGGCTGTATGCATGAAGAATTACGCCATAACCCTTGCCTGCATGAGCAGGCCGTATGCAGATGAACTCTGTTTTACCGCAGTCTGGATTACTCCGGTACAGGGAAGGCAGTACCATACCTACCGGTTCCTCACCCAGGAAGGCCAGTCTCCACATCTTCTCAGCCATAGGACGCCCCACTTCTTCGATCATCTGTTCGAACTCATCGCTGAAATCTGGAGGCTGCCCTTTACTGCGGACTTTATTGATTTCACGAATTTCCCCCATCAACATTCCCTCGGTAAAAACCTGAATCATCAAGTCCCGCCCTACCTCGTCCATACTCTTGTATGTAAAAGGATCGTCAAACGGTGATCGATAATCGATAATTTCCCGCTCCACGAAAATACGCTCGATCATGATCTGA
Proteins encoded in this window:
- a CDS encoding phosphotransferase; the protein is MELKSDSRTVPSRVIVKLTVPPESDSETVNQDDPYEHVREFHAYQLLPDLGVPTAAVYFKSMLKSGENALIMEDLTLRANLRGNDHKWSFDEARSILDFYVRLHLAGLRESSCGDLRARWPWLSEHEGSQLKAPMLSRMLKKILASPVTGARLSPHAGSLLSICDRMESLKKHLASRPQTFNYNDFFPGNVAVPDKWSPADPAILFDWHLLGTGPVEQDLLNVFYGDHFSLINVDECLEHYISSINTAAGTSYKPGEVRNCMKAAELLGVMHSLWMLSGRLPAIELGKRKLPGWLDSLITRIQNGYLDELLSIAGRII
- a CDS encoding C1 family peptidase, with translation MLKRSFILFHPASLFLLLNEAGDPNHAVMLVGWDDSMGQGGCWILKNSSSAQWGEGGFMYIGYGKSRVGVCPTVMIGN
- a CDS encoding GNAT family N-acetyltransferase, whose product is MKIRTLRKGEERLWVELDTLAGEVEQKLTEFLALREAKKSDQMCFLAAFVGKKLVGKLQGIPCGLERYYVQSLKIAERADFECTSGELISHLQKSLSCKEIMALSETVAPGPMDRLLLERGFQIMIERIFVEREIIDYRSPFDDPFTYKSMDEVGRDLMIQVFTEGMLMGEIREINKVRSKGQPPDFSDEFEQMIEEVGRPMAEKMWRLAFLGEEPVGMVLPSLYRSNPDCGKTEFICIRPAHAGKGYGVILHAYSLEQLSRAGAKKYSDSTDSIKRPMLAVFEKNGCHKVERAYRLYCWLK